A genomic segment from Agelaius phoeniceus isolate bAgePho1 chromosome 2, bAgePho1.hap1, whole genome shotgun sequence encodes:
- the LOC129117597 gene encoding OX-2 membrane glycoprotein-like isoform X1 gives MTLQALVFCLAYSGLGKANVVPQAGHTTVRMGDSVTLSCALTKPMDVLQVTWQKDSEELHDNIATYSETNGLRIQKSYEDRMNFTSLELNKTSITFWDTRMDDSGCYKCLFNVFPSGPLSGNTCLSVFGLNASVHHNISEDYLIVICNANGLPEPTITWNNLFNSTPTQKTVKHKNGIVSITSTLEIYNIQSIRAQDLICKVSNTNETFEMPVKIKGEEGSSLLWLVIIVVLLVVMIVLILFWRKILCRRS, from the exons ATGACTTTACAAgctctggttttttgtttggcaTATTCTGGGCTTGGAAAGGCAAATG TGGTTCCGCAGGCTGGACACACAACAGTGAGGATGGGTGACAGTGTGACTCTGAGTTGTGCCCTGACAAAACCCATGGATGTTCTGCAAGTGACATGGCAAAAGGACTCAGAAGAATTACATGATAATATAGCTACATACAGTGAAACAAACGGATTAAGGATTCAGAAGTCCTATGAAGACAGAATGAATTTCACAAGTTTGGAACTCAACAAGACAAGCATAACTTTTTGGGACACCAGAATGGATGATTCAGGATGTTACAAGTGCCTCTTCAATGTTTTCCCTTCTGGTCCTCTCTCAGGAAATACCTGCCTGAGTGTTTTTG GTCTCAATGCATCTGTCCATCACAACATTTCTGAAGATTATCTGATAGTCATCTGTAATGCTAATGGCCTCCCAGAGCCCACCATCACCTGGAACAACCTGTTCAACTCAACTCCTACACAGAAGACAGTCAAGCACAAAAATGGGATTGTGTCCATCACCAGTACACTGGAAATCTACAATATTCAGAGCATCAGGGCACAGGATTTGATCTGCAAAGTAAGCAACACAAATGAAACATTTGAAATGCCTGTGAAAATAAAAGGAG aAGAGGGATCGTCATTGCTTTGGCTGGTGATTATTGTGGTGCTTTTAGTAGTCATGATAGTTCTGATTCTGTTCTGGAGGAAGATCCTATGCAGGAGGAGTTGA
- the LOC129117597 gene encoding OX-2 membrane glycoprotein-like isoform X2, translating into MTLQALVFCLAYSGLGKANVVPQAGHTTVRMGDSVTLSCALTKPMDVLQVTWQKDSEELHDNIATYSETNGLRIQKSYEDRMNFTSLELNKTSITFWDTRMDDSGCYKCLFNVFPSGPLSGNTCLSVFGLNASVHHNISEDYLIVICNANGLPEPTITWNNLFNSTPTQKTVKHKNGIVSITSTLEIYNIQSIRAQDLICKKRDRHCFGW; encoded by the exons ATGACTTTACAAgctctggttttttgtttggcaTATTCTGGGCTTGGAAAGGCAAATG TGGTTCCGCAGGCTGGACACACAACAGTGAGGATGGGTGACAGTGTGACTCTGAGTTGTGCCCTGACAAAACCCATGGATGTTCTGCAAGTGACATGGCAAAAGGACTCAGAAGAATTACATGATAATATAGCTACATACAGTGAAACAAACGGATTAAGGATTCAGAAGTCCTATGAAGACAGAATGAATTTCACAAGTTTGGAACTCAACAAGACAAGCATAACTTTTTGGGACACCAGAATGGATGATTCAGGATGTTACAAGTGCCTCTTCAATGTTTTCCCTTCTGGTCCTCTCTCAGGAAATACCTGCCTGAGTGTTTTTG GTCTCAATGCATCTGTCCATCACAACATTTCTGAAGATTATCTGATAGTCATCTGTAATGCTAATGGCCTCCCAGAGCCCACCATCACCTGGAACAACCTGTTCAACTCAACTCCTACACAGAAGACAGTCAAGCACAAAAATGGGATTGTGTCCATCACCAGTACACTGGAAATCTACAATATTCAGAGCATCAGGGCACAGGATTTGATCTGCAAA aAGAGGGATCGTCATTGCTTTGGCTGGTGA